The proteins below come from a single Campylobacter concisus genomic window:
- a CDS encoding polyprenyl synthetase family protein, whose amino-acid sequence MDKIDEIMGKFISELGYKEAFEMFSKISSGKKLRSKLLLKIAGESEILLKLCAIIELIHLASLLHDDVIDEANIRRGKPSINALFGSKNSVMLGDILYSKAYFELTKFDPSIAATISDAVSKLSIGEMMDVKMAENFNENEQEYLKMIYYKTAVLIEATAICGAKLAGKDSEKFGIYGKNLGLAFQIVDDILDITQDEKTLGKPALNDFVEGKTTLPYIYLYKSLDEAGKAKLRSLWMKKLDEGEILWLKENFVKTSSVSKAINEAKRLGNEAIESIKEYKNAELEGIIKSMIDREF is encoded by the coding sequence ATGGATAAAATCGATGAAATAATGGGTAAATTTATAAGCGAGCTTGGCTACAAAGAGGCGTTTGAGATGTTTTCAAAGATAAGCTCAGGCAAGAAGCTGCGCTCAAAACTTCTTTTAAAAATCGCAGGCGAGAGCGAAATTTTGCTTAAGCTTTGCGCTATCATCGAGCTCATCCACCTCGCAAGCTTGCTACACGACGACGTCATAGATGAGGCAAATATAAGACGCGGCAAGCCAAGTATAAACGCGCTTTTTGGCAGTAAAAACTCAGTCATGCTAGGTGACATTCTCTACTCAAAGGCTTATTTTGAGCTTACAAAATTTGATCCAAGTATCGCAGCTACCATATCAGACGCAGTAAGCAAGCTAAGTATCGGCGAGATGATGGATGTAAAAATGGCTGAAAATTTTAATGAAAACGAGCAAGAATACTTAAAAATGATCTACTATAAAACAGCTGTTTTGATAGAAGCCACGGCTATTTGCGGGGCAAAGCTAGCTGGCAAAGATAGTGAGAAATTTGGAATTTATGGCAAAAATTTAGGCCTTGCGTTTCAGATTGTTGATGATATATTAGACATAACTCAAGATGAAAAAACGCTTGGCAAACCAGCACTTAATGACTTTGTAGAGGGTAAAACAACGCTTCCATACATATATCTTTATAAGAGTTTGGACGAGGCCGGTAAGGCAAAGCTTAGATCGCTTTGGATGAAGAAGCTTGATGAGGGCGAAATTTTGTGGTTAAAAGAAAATTTTGTCAAAACTAGCTCAGTTAGTAAAGCCATAAACGAGGCTAAAAGGCTTGGAAATGAAGCGATAGAATCGATAAAAGAGTATAAAAACGCCGAGCTTGAAGGGATCATAAAAAGCATGATAGATAGGGAATTTTAA
- a CDS encoding menaquinone biosynthesis decarboxylase, with amino-acid sequence MDYIKLLKENNLLRVIDEPTDIDLEIAHASYIEVKREGSQALLFKNPVCKKTGRKFAPVLTNIYGSKHALELIFGLNPDEIAAEIEKLLKPRKPRNFKEKLDFLAYLFSMRKIFTKRLKGEGECQQVKFIGEDADLLSLPALKTWPHDGGAFITMGQVYTQSLDGALQNLGMYRLQIYDKNRLGMHWQIHKDGANFFHEYKRAGKKMPVSVAIGGDPLYIWCGQAPLPKGVFELLLYGFIRKEPAKLVKSLTNEIYIPHDADYVIEGFVDTAKCELEGPFGDHTGFYTPIEPFPVMDVTAITSKHEPVFHATVVGKPPLEDKYMGWATERVFLPLLRTTVPELLDYNMPENGVFHNLILAKINTLYPAHAKQAMHAFWGVGQMSFVKHAIFVGADAPELKDYDEFTSFVLNRFGSQSVLISQGVCDQLDHASPNSCFGGKLGVDATQDFCKFSPKVLSDSELLAKFQSVTPNVKELKQFKTDTKTPICVVKFEKDCVVKELFDKLLTFRDFFKLLIVVDMQNYLENPYMLLWRVTNNIDALRDIFIDGENFCVDATSKDELEGYTRGWPLQTDCDREVVADLVKRGIVKDEPELFKKFEIFG; translated from the coding sequence ATGGACTACATCAAGCTTTTAAAAGAAAATAATCTACTTCGTGTTATCGATGAGCCAACAGACATTGATCTTGAGATCGCACACGCTAGCTATATCGAGGTTAAGCGTGAGGGCTCGCAAGCGCTACTTTTTAAAAACCCAGTTTGCAAAAAAACTGGGCGTAAATTTGCACCAGTGCTTACAAATATCTATGGCTCAAAACACGCGCTTGAGCTTATCTTTGGGCTAAATCCTGATGAGATCGCAGCCGAGATAGAAAAGCTTTTAAAGCCCAGAAAACCTCGTAATTTCAAAGAAAAGCTTGATTTTTTAGCCTATCTTTTTAGTATGAGAAAAATTTTTACCAAAAGGCTAAAAGGCGAGGGCGAGTGCCAGCAGGTCAAATTTATAGGCGAAGATGCTGATTTGCTATCGCTTCCAGCACTAAAGACATGGCCACATGATGGTGGCGCTTTTATTACGATGGGGCAGGTTTATACGCAAAGCTTGGATGGTGCTTTGCAAAATTTAGGCATGTACCGCCTACAAATTTATGACAAAAACCGCCTTGGCATGCACTGGCAGATCCACAAAGACGGCGCAAATTTCTTTCACGAGTACAAGCGTGCAGGCAAAAAAATGCCAGTCTCTGTAGCCATTGGCGGTGATCCACTCTACATCTGGTGTGGGCAAGCGCCGCTTCCAAAGGGAGTTTTTGAACTTTTACTTTATGGTTTTATCCGCAAAGAGCCAGCCAAACTTGTAAAATCCTTAACAAATGAAATTTATATCCCGCACGATGCAGACTACGTAATAGAGGGCTTTGTGGATACGGCTAAGTGTGAGCTTGAAGGCCCATTTGGCGATCATACTGGCTTTTATACGCCTATCGAGCCTTTTCCGGTGATGGATGTAACGGCGATAACTAGCAAGCATGAGCCAGTATTTCACGCAACTGTGGTTGGAAAGCCGCCACTTGAGGATAAATATATGGGCTGGGCGACTGAGCGAGTTTTTTTGCCACTTTTGCGAACGACCGTGCCTGAACTACTGGACTACAATATGCCTGAAAATGGCGTTTTTCACAACCTAATCTTAGCTAAGATAAATACGCTCTATCCAGCTCATGCAAAGCAGGCCATGCACGCATTTTGGGGCGTTGGGCAGATGAGCTTTGTAAAACATGCCATTTTTGTTGGAGCCGATGCGCCTGAGCTTAAAGATTATGATGAATTTACTAGCTTTGTTCTAAATCGTTTTGGTAGTCAGAGTGTGCTAATAAGCCAAGGAGTGTGTGATCAGCTTGATCATGCTAGTCCAAATTCGTGTTTTGGTGGCAAACTCGGCGTAGATGCGACGCAGGATTTTTGTAAATTTAGCCCTAAGGTTTTAAGTGATAGTGAGCTTTTGGCTAAATTTCAAAGCGTTACGCCAAATGTAAAAGAGCTTAAGCAGTTTAAAACGGATACCAAAACGCCTATTTGTGTGGTGAAATTTGAAAAAGATTGTGTGGTAAAAGAGCTTTTTGACAAGCTTTTGACATTTAGAGATTTTTTCAAACTCCTTATCGTTGTGGATATGCAAAATTACCTTGAAAACCCATATATGCTACTTTGGCGCGTGACAAATAACATCGATGCTTTGCGTGATATTTTCATAGATGGTGAGAATTTCTGCGTGGATGCAACGAGCAAGGACGAGCTAGAGGGATATACGAGAGGCTGGCCGTTACAAACGGATTGTGACCGCGAAGTAGTTGCTGATCTAGTTAAGCGCGGTATAGTAAAAGATGAGCCAGAGTTATTTAAAAAATTTGAAATATTTGGTTAG
- a CDS encoding proline--tRNA ligase, which translates to MRFSKFYAPTTKEAPKDASLPSHKFLIRGGFVEQIGSGLYNYLPLGKIMHEKISRIAREEMDEAGALEVSFSVVTSSELWKQSGRYNVFGKELLRFKDRKENDFVLSPTNEEAAVALVRGKVTSYKQLPLNLYQINTKFRDEARPRFGLLRGREFTMKDGYSFHSSKEDLKREFDLMEATYSKIFTRLGLNFRAVEADSGAIGGSGSKEFMVLASNGEDDILCCEACRYAANVEAARRKPRVSEAEAPEADAAKFLTPNAKTIKDVAEFFKVSEFYCIKAVMKKAIYEDKEEVVVFFVRGDDELQETKAQNACKALELVDASEADVAKAGLSAGFCGPVGLKDVKFFIDNELRGANNMICGANEKDYHFVGVSVSGFNEERFKDLVKVKEGDKCPVCGGNLKLSKGIEVGHIFQLGDKYSAAMNATYLDENGKAKPFLMGCYGIGISRLIAVMIEASHDEKGCIWKKECAPFDVEIIISNLKDEAGVKFAFELYESLKKAGVSVIIDDRNERFGVKMNDFELIGFPYALLVGKEFANGKVEFITRDGLSKETIGANDAFRKIKESL; encoded by the coding sequence ATGAGATTTAGTAAATTTTATGCACCAACGACCAAAGAAGCACCAAAAGACGCCTCTTTACCAAGTCATAAATTTTTAATAAGAGGTGGATTTGTCGAGCAGATAGGCTCAGGGCTTTACAACTATCTGCCACTTGGAAAGATCATGCATGAGAAAATTTCTCGTATCGCACGAGAGGAGATGGACGAGGCTGGCGCGCTAGAGGTGAGTTTTAGCGTGGTTACTTCAAGTGAGCTTTGGAAACAAAGTGGCCGCTACAACGTCTTTGGTAAGGAACTTTTGCGCTTTAAAGACAGAAAAGAAAATGACTTTGTGCTAAGCCCAACAAACGAAGAGGCAGCCGTTGCTTTGGTGCGTGGCAAGGTGACTAGCTACAAGCAGCTACCACTAAATTTATACCAGATAAACACTAAATTTCGTGATGAGGCAAGACCACGCTTTGGCTTGCTAAGAGGGCGAGAATTTACGATGAAAGATGGTTATAGCTTTCACTCAAGCAAAGAGGATCTTAAGCGTGAGTTTGACCTTATGGAGGCAACTTACAGTAAGATTTTTACCCGCTTGGGGCTAAATTTTAGAGCTGTTGAGGCTGATAGCGGAGCCATAGGAGGAAGTGGCAGTAAAGAATTTATGGTGCTTGCAAGTAACGGAGAGGACGACATACTTTGCTGTGAGGCTTGCAGATACGCTGCAAACGTTGAGGCTGCAAGGCGCAAACCAAGAGTTAGCGAGGCTGAAGCGCCAGAGGCGGACGCGGCTAAATTTCTAACGCCAAATGCAAAAACTATAAAAGATGTGGCGGAGTTTTTCAAAGTTAGCGAGTTTTACTGCATAAAAGCTGTTATGAAAAAGGCGATCTATGAGGACAAAGAGGAGGTCGTGGTCTTTTTTGTAAGGGGCGATGACGAGCTTCAAGAGACAAAGGCACAAAATGCTTGCAAGGCGCTTGAGCTAGTAGATGCTAGTGAGGCTGACGTGGCTAAAGCTGGATTATCTGCTGGATTTTGCGGACCAGTTGGGCTAAAAGATGTGAAATTTTTTATAGATAACGAGCTAAGGGGCGCAAATAACATGATATGCGGCGCTAACGAGAAGGACTATCACTTTGTTGGCGTTAGTGTTAGCGGATTTAACGAAGAGAGATTTAAAGACCTTGTAAAGGTAAAAGAGGGCGATAAATGCCCAGTTTGCGGCGGAAATTTAAAACTTAGCAAAGGCATAGAAGTCGGTCATATCTTTCAGCTAGGCGATAAATATTCAGCTGCGATGAACGCGACATATCTTGATGAAAACGGCAAGGCAAAGCCATTTTTGATGGGCTGCTACGGCATTGGCATAAGCAGGCTTATCGCTGTGATGATAGAGGCTAGCCACGACGAGAAGGGCTGCATCTGGAAAAAAGAGTGCGCGCCGTTTGATGTGGAGATCATCATCTCAAATTTAAAAGATGAAGCGGGCGTGAAATTTGCATTTGAGCTTTATGAAAGCCTTAAAAAAGCTGGTGTTAGCGTCATAATCGACGATAGAAATGAGAGATTTGGCGTTAAGATGAATGACTTTGAACTTATCGGCTTCCCTTATGCGCTGCTTGTTGGTAAAGAATTTGCAAATGGCAAGGTCGAGTTTATCACAAGAGATGGGCTAAGCAAAGAGACCATAGGCGCAAACGACGCCTTTAGAAAGATAAAAGAAAGCTTATGA
- a CDS encoding FxsA family protein gives MRFFAFLFFLIEAVFIYLFVDKFGFLNYFLEVLVSGFVGIALLFNAGFSSLNSPQAAFKSFLGGNLFSQLGLSFGGALLFLPGILTDIFGIAVVVFSLVFKKNAAKNESYQEFKFQNFSEQGSKKDEGEIIDVEVIEEPKRVN, from the coding sequence ATGAGATTTTTCGCATTTTTGTTTTTTTTGATAGAAGCGGTCTTTATCTATCTTTTTGTGGATAAATTTGGCTTTTTGAACTATTTTCTTGAGGTGCTGGTCTCTGGATTTGTGGGCATCGCGCTTCTTTTTAATGCTGGATTTTCTAGCTTAAATTCGCCTCAAGCGGCATTTAAAAGCTTTCTTGGCGGAAATTTATTTAGCCAGTTAGGACTTAGCTTTGGCGGAGCGTTGCTCTTTTTGCCAGGGATTTTGACAGATATTTTTGGCATAGCCGTGGTCGTTTTTTCTTTAGTGTTTAAGAAAAATGCAGCGAAAAATGAGAGCTATCAGGAGTTTAAATTTCAAAACTTTAGCGAGCAGGGCAGTAAAAAAGATGAGGGCGAGATCATCGACGTTGAGGTCATCGAAGAGCCAAAAAGAGTAAATTAG
- a CDS encoding DUF2018 family protein, with the protein MIDIFEGSARDKFYDILFNANAVLVKNEIDKIFEKFVAMSELCEKHGVSEDEIRNFIASEQDKIYNGVNDLYIELSGEILSQNE; encoded by the coding sequence ATGATAGATATATTTGAGGGCAGTGCGAGGGATAAATTTTATGACATTTTGTTTAACGCAAATGCCGTTTTGGTTAAAAATGAGATAGATAAAATTTTTGAAAAATTTGTGGCTATGAGCGAGCTTTGTGAAAAGCATGGCGTTAGTGAAGATGAGATCAGAAATTTTATAGCCTCAGAGCAAGATAAAATTTATAACGGAGTAAATGACCTGTATATCGAGCTTAGCGGAGAAATTTTAAGCCAAAATGAGTAA
- the hemC gene encoding hydroxymethylbilane synthase, translating into MKEIKIATRKSILALWQSEHIKARIEAQHKGMKVVLEGMKTKGDVILDTPLAKIGGKGLFTKELEDSMLKGETDIAVHSLKDVPVVFPEGLKLAAICSREDTRDAMISEKFAKFSDLPHGAKVGTTSLRRKMQLLIMRPDLEIISLRGNVQTRLRKLKEGEFDAIILAMAGINRLNIKAEVAHIYTFGFDEMIPAMGQGALGVEARDKKQILEQIDFLNDENAVIETTIERDFVSVLEGGCQVPIGISARLKGDEISIDAIVGLPDGSEFIKDSLKTSKDKFQSVGKELAYKFIEKGARELLRRAEEMA; encoded by the coding sequence ATGAAAGAGATAAAAATAGCAACTAGAAAGAGTATCTTAGCGCTTTGGCAAAGCGAACATATCAAGGCTAGGATCGAGGCGCAGCACAAGGGCATGAAGGTCGTGCTTGAGGGCATGAAGACAAAGGGCGACGTGATACTTGACACGCCACTTGCAAAGATCGGCGGCAAAGGGCTTTTTACAAAAGAGCTTGAAGATAGCATGCTAAAAGGCGAGACTGATATCGCCGTGCATAGCCTAAAAGACGTTCCTGTAGTCTTTCCAGAAGGGCTTAAACTAGCGGCCATTTGCTCACGCGAGGATACAAGAGATGCGATGATAAGTGAGAAATTTGCTAAATTTAGCGACCTACCGCACGGCGCAAAAGTTGGCACAACGAGCCTGCGCCGTAAGATGCAGCTACTTATCATGAGGCCTGATCTTGAGATCATCTCGCTTCGTGGAAACGTGCAGACCCGCCTACGCAAGCTAAAAGAGGGCGAATTTGACGCGATCATTTTGGCGATGGCTGGCATAAACCGCCTAAATATCAAGGCTGAAGTGGCACACATCTACACATTTGGCTTTGACGAGATGATACCTGCGATGGGTCAGGGCGCTCTTGGCGTCGAGGCTAGAGACAAGAAGCAAATTTTAGAGCAGATTGACTTTCTAAATGACGAAAATGCGGTCATCGAAACGACCATAGAGCGTGATTTTGTAAGCGTTTTAGAGGGCGGCTGCCAAGTGCCAATAGGCATAAGCGCAAGACTAAAAGGTGATGAAATTTCTATCGATGCGATCGTTGGCCTGCCTGATGGAAGCGAGTTTATAAAAGATAGCTTAAAGACTAGCAAAGATAAATTTCAAAGTGTCGGCAAGGAGCTAGCGTATAAATTTATAGAAAAAGGGGCGAGAGAGCTTTTAAGACGCGCTGAAGAGATGGCGTAA
- a CDS encoding Imm10 family immunity protein — translation MFELKFKAKAISATKNSKDNYYMIGFADDKYDYKNYIIFQRPIKLKKGDDENAEINGIYAECNGDVCYNACKKVKITDKTIIFEVQDSVISVDIEGVKLSERFMKYSKEIFGQLLKCSILE, via the coding sequence GTGTTTGAACTAAAATTTAAAGCAAAAGCCATAAGTGCCACCAAAAATAGCAAAGACAACTACTATATGATCGGTTTTGCAGACGACAAATATGACTACAAAAACTACATAATCTTTCAAAGACCGATCAAACTAAAAAAGGGCGACGACGAAAACGCCGAGATAAACGGCATATACGCAGAGTGCAACGGCGACGTTTGCTATAACGCTTGCAAAAAGGTGAAGATCACTGATAAAACTATCATTTTTGAGGTACAAGATAGCGTTATTAGCGTTGATATAGAGGGTGTTAAGCTTAGTGAGCGCTTTATGAAATATAGCAAAGAGATATTTGGCCAACTGCTAAAATGTAGCATATTGGAGTAA
- a CDS encoding HAD family hydrolase, which translates to MKVVIFDMDGTVIDSGEAIYKTVNEVRDELNLAPLEKEFIIKAINEPGRNLPLEFYGIDTPSRSLKEGFEEKFKKFYDECATTYDGVKELLQKCRDAHYKVVLASNAPHDTLEKILKKNEIYELFDEVIGASKEIPQKPDPAMLHLAVSKTGASKAIFVGDSLKDELAAKNANMPFLQVSWGFGEESKTATYNAKNVSEAWEIILNF; encoded by the coding sequence TTGAAAGTAGTTATTTTCGATATGGATGGCACTGTAATCGATAGTGGCGAGGCGATATATAAAACGGTAAATGAAGTAAGAGATGAGCTAAATTTAGCGCCACTTGAAAAAGAGTTTATCATAAAAGCGATCAACGAACCAGGTAGAAATTTGCCCCTTGAGTTTTACGGCATTGATACGCCAAGTAGGAGCTTAAAAGAGGGTTTTGAAGAGAAATTTAAGAAATTTTACGATGAATGCGCGACTACCTATGATGGCGTAAAAGAGCTTTTGCAAAAGTGCAGAGATGCTCACTACAAAGTCGTTTTGGCAAGCAATGCACCACACGATACGCTAGAGAAAATTTTAAAGAAAAATGAAATTTATGAGCTATTTGACGAGGTTATCGGCGCTAGTAAAGAGATACCGCAAAAGCCAGATCCTGCGATGCTTCACCTAGCTGTTAGTAAAACTGGAGCCAGCAAAGCGATCTTTGTTGGAGATAGCCTAAAAGACGAGCTAGCTGCCAAAAATGCAAATATGCCTTTCTTGCAAGTTAGCTGGGGATTTGGCGAGGAGAGCAAAACAGCGACCTATAATGCTAAAAATGTCAGCGAGGCGTGGGAGATAATATTAAATTTTTAA
- the hemA gene encoding glutamyl-tRNA reductase, with amino-acid sequence MHYLDISFTYKNTDISVREKLAFDSDEKKEQILKLLRSNKNIEECMVLNTCNRVEIIASVSDLKSATTHAIRCMSIFSGVFEDELYERADIYEDSGAVHHLFAVASSLDSLVVGETQIVGQLKNAFKFAYDSSACGEQISKIIHYACKCAAKVRNETQISKNPISVSSVAVAKAKEIFGTLEGKTAIVVGAGEMGELAAKHLISSGAEVIIINRSSERVEQLVDSLGDNASWDSILKLKEYVNNYDLIFSSTAAPHAIITNAIIEPREFHRYFFDIAVPRDIDLINTEFISVYTVDSLEEIVRKNLALREEQAQKAYSIVGQGTSEFLKILKEDMSVPLIKSIRKQAEICAKNELEKAIKKGYLKHSDYEEAQKLIHQVFKAFLHQPTMKLKSLADEERSSELSNGVRFLFDIKDEQNFQVGDIDEI; translated from the coding sequence ATGCACTATTTAGATATAAGTTTTACATATAAAAATACTGATATTTCAGTTAGAGAAAAGCTTGCGTTTGATAGTGATGAAAAAAAAGAGCAAATTTTAAAACTGCTAAGGTCAAACAAAAATATAGAAGAGTGTATGGTACTAAACACCTGCAACCGCGTTGAAATAATAGCAAGTGTAAGTGATCTAAAAAGTGCAACTACTCATGCTATTAGATGCATGTCGATATTTTCAGGTGTTTTTGAAGATGAGCTTTATGAGAGGGCTGATATTTATGAAGATAGCGGAGCCGTGCACCACCTCTTTGCCGTGGCAAGCTCGCTTGATAGCCTAGTCGTCGGCGAAACGCAGATCGTTGGCCAGCTAAAAAATGCCTTTAAATTTGCTTACGATAGCTCAGCTTGTGGCGAACAAATCAGTAAAATCATCCATTATGCATGTAAATGCGCTGCTAAAGTTAGAAACGAAACTCAAATTTCTAAAAACCCGATCTCAGTTTCAAGTGTCGCCGTGGCAAAAGCAAAAGAAATTTTTGGTACGCTTGAAGGAAAAACTGCTATAGTCGTAGGAGCTGGCGAGATGGGCGAGCTAGCAGCAAAACACCTAATCTCAAGTGGTGCAGAGGTAATCATTATAAATAGAAGCTCCGAGCGTGTTGAGCAGCTAGTTGATAGCCTTGGGGACAACGCTAGCTGGGATAGCATTTTAAAATTAAAAGAGTATGTAAATAATTATGATCTAATATTTTCAAGCACCGCAGCCCCGCACGCTATCATCACAAACGCCATAATCGAACCAAGAGAATTTCATAGATACTTTTTTGATATTGCCGTGCCAAGGGATATTGATCTTATAAATACAGAATTTATTAGTGTCTATACGGTAGATAGTTTAGAGGAGATAGTAAGGAAAAATTTAGCCCTAAGAGAGGAGCAAGCACAAAAGGCTTATTCGATCGTAGGTCAAGGCACAAGTGAATTTTTAAAAATTTTAAAAGAAGATATGAGTGTGCCACTCATAAAATCGATCCGCAAGCAGGCTGAAATTTGTGCTAAAAATGAGCTAGAAAAAGCGATAAAAAAAGGATATTTAAAACATAGTGATTATGAGGAGGCACAAAAACTCATTCATCAAGTTTTTAAAGCATTTTTGCACCAGCCAACGATGAAGCTAAAAAGTCTTGCGGATGAGGAGAGATCTAGTGAGCTTTCAAATGGAGTTAGATTTTTATTTGATATAAAAGATGAACAAAATTTTCAAGTGGGAGATATAGATGAGATTTAG